agagcatggcgcttacaatgccaggatagtgggttcgattcctgggaccacccatatgtaaaatatatgcatgcatgactaagtcgctttggataaaagcgtcctCTAAATGGCACTTATTATATTATTAGTAGGCCTATAGATATGCCTGGAAAGAAAACATCCTTAATGATTTTAGTGTTTTATTTATGAGTCATTTCTATCAAATAAGACTAATGAGATGAGGTTGTAGTGTTTGTGGGCAGAATACAGGATCCCTGTACTACACCTTTCAATGTCAGAGAGATGGAAACTTTGTGGAATTTGGCAGCTTCTCCGACAAAACAGACCAAAGCACGGTCGACAAAATGGTCCAGGGCTGTGATCTTGCGAGATTTCAACACGGATGCCTTGGGTGGCCCTGCAACCTTACAGTGTTTCACAAACTGGGAAACCTGCCACTCATATATTCTCAGCCAATAGGTCTGTCTGTTTCACAGACAAGGGTGTTAATAGGCCGGGAGACCTCCCACTCAGACATTTTCAGCCAACAGATCCATCTTCCTACCCAGCGTTCCGGCCCTGGCGTCCTCCTCTTGCCCCACCTGGCTGGGTTTGGAGCAGTGTACCACCAGGGTGGGCTCAGGGAACAGGATGTCTACGTTTttagcctcctcctcctcctccacctcctcgaCCACGATCAGATTGCCCAGATTACAGACTCTTCAAGAGCTCCTCACAGTAGTATGGAACTCCATGGCTTCTCTCCACCAGGAACCTAGAAAACAGATTACACTTTTAATTTATACATATGTTTTTATAAGGTAACTCCGGCTTCTTCTGTGAGATATTCATGTAATGAGACAATGACAGCCTTAGAATGAGTCTTCATAAAATAGCTATACAGTCGACAAGCCAATTCAAAAGTGTACATTTAAATAAATTACTTTTTACTTCCTCTGGATAACGGTGCTTCGGTTTAGTTTAGGTATTCACAACAGTCCCAATTCCCAAGCCATTGTCTTTGAGGAGTCTATGGTCAAATGCTTGTATTTGTCTTGTTTCACTGCATGTACAAGTGGGTAACCTGAACGTGTGTGAGGTGTGAAactcccaactccccctgagacaccctcggagagtcgatatgtgtaatgtatgtgtattcacacagtgtgtgtgtgcgtgtttgtgtacaCGTACAGCTCCACCTCGCTAGGGATGCGGACCACCCCCAGGATCTGGCAGGCTAGCTGGGCGATGACGGGGAGCTCCAGCCCAGGCAGGTTAAGGTAGAGGGTCcaggggtccttgatgatgcggCTAAGCTCCGGGAAGGGCCCGCTCTGACTGGTGTGGGGGAGGAGGGCCATACACACCAGAACCGAGGCTCTTTCACATGCTTCGAGCAGGAGGGCCAATGAGGCTTGAGCCACAAAGTGAGCCTGGTCCAGCACATATGCGCACGGCTCGTCCTCGGGGAACTGGACAGACCACACACACGTAGTTATCACGTATCAATTGATTTCTAAGTCATCAAACAATCAATTGCCACCTAAGTCATGTTTTTACATCATCCACGTTATTATCTTCCACAGTACATTGCAAAACAACTCCAGAAAGTAGTTCCTcatcttcttgttcttcttgacTGTCCATGAGTGACATCCTTAGACACAGGAAACTAAAAGCATAGAACAGATCTTACAGAAAAGATCCATCTACCCTCGTTAGCTACTACGAAACAGAATAATAACTTTCAGAAAAGGAACGTTCAGAGATCTCACCTACCTTGACTAGCAGGATACCATTGAGAAGGCAGACGTTCTGCCTCATCTTTGGGTCTAGGATCTTGGTGAGGAGGACACCCTCTCGCTCGGCGTAGCTCTTACAGTTCTGCACTGACCTGACTCCATCCTTGGctgttctgtataccacctcagCCAGCAGGCGGCACTTGCCATAGCCGATAGGCCCCTCGTAGATCAAAacattgttgtagttgttgtgacCGGGCAGCCCTGGCCTCCAAGAAGCCCTTCAGCATGCCGGAGTACACTTCAATTTCTTTCTCTCGGCCTCGGGAGCATTTGAGCGCAACATATCATTCAAATCAACGTGATCTTCCACGATGAATGCATGTCCTTCATAATCGTCAATACTTGAGAAAACTCACCCAAAAGAGgatacccctcctctctctcaacgGACATAGGTGCTTTACCAACAGTTCTGGAGATGACATTTTGTTTAATAAGTATGTATGTTCTTATTACAATTGCAATATGTCTCACTATGTAGCATTTCAATAGAAGAAAGCCACAACAATACACAGAATTATCTAACATGACAATAGTACAGTGCTCAATATGAAAGTGAGTAGGAGTCACGAGTTAATGGACTATAAATGATGTTGGTCACATCAGATGGTCGTACATCTGATGTTTATTGGTCATGAACTGATATAGGACTCCAGTGTTCTTGACTCCCCTTCATGGCTTTCTTGGGCAGCTCGTTCAAATAAAACGCGGGCAGTTCTGAATAGTAGCAAGTCTCGCTGTCGCGTGACACCACCCCGGGGTTGTGCATCATCAGCCGTGACGCCAGGTTCACCTTACGACCAATCACTAACAGCAAAGGACACAGAAGGTAGAGTTCAAAGTTCGTAGGTCAAACTGGTAAAACTTGTACAAAATCTGAACACAATAGTATGCGAGTTCAAATAATATAAAAGGTGCTACAACAAGTTATAGTAAGGTGGCAGTGGCAAAGCACAGTTCTACCTGAGAGTTCAAGACGATGTCAAGGGGATTGTACCTGTGTATTCATGCCTCACTGGATGTCCTACTACACCACAGAATATTGGACCTGTGGTTACTCCAACAGAGACAGTCCTGTTGGACAACATTGGACCTTTTGTTAACTACCTATACAACATATTGCACTCAAGtgtaatacagatgtaggatcttaatttgagccagtttgctagagcaggaaaatagtcctgtagcaacaggaaatgtgaattattatgtggattgtaATTCATAGACATTTTTGTaggagttgatacatttttcataagggaaaatcaagtctgaaatttcaaagtggaaattacacacttcagaagcctttttaaacctcaaatacactacaaattTAAAatgtcctgcaacagggtgatcaaattaaaatcctacatctgtagcttgATAAAAAGTAAAGGCATGTGGTCCTAGAATATTAGGCTGAAATGGGCCTTACTTGAGGTTTCGGATCTCTTTCTGGCAAAGGTCATGAGGCGTGGGCACTCTCATCCTCCCGCTTGTCCCCAGGGAGCCCAAACAGACAGAGGAAAGTACAGCCCTGCAACATACTCcttgttatttaaaaacatacagtGGGTTTGACTGAAGAAGAAAGTATTGGTGAGTGCCCCCGTTTTTCTCATTGCCACCGGGAACAGAGAACtgctggggtgtattcattagttcACACCGtaccaaaacgttttgcaacaacgTGTTTCTTATTGTACAAGTTCAGGTTAGTCCCTCCCAGTTTCATCCCGTTTGCTTTcatttggttcctagtgaataaaCCCCCAGGATTCCACCTTGAATAAACCACTAACTGACCTTGTCAAACATGAACACTTTGTTGACCCTCCTGTGGTGCTTGACTATCTGCTGACCGATGCCAATGGCAGCCTGGTGGATGGTCATACACTGCTCCTGGTCACTCTCTCCTCCCTTGAACTGCATGTTGACAAACACTATGGTGGCCGGGCGCATCTCAGACAGATACCCCAGAGGCTAGTCGTCATCTATCTAATGAGGGAGGAGAGGTCAGAATAGAAAACCATGGTTACGTTCCAGTGACCATACTAGCATACTTATTAGAATGTTTGCTCAATACATTTCTTAATTCTAGGTAAGTAGTAGTGTGGACGTTAAAACCGCGCCTACATTTATACATTCACAAATACATGATTCTGATTTTGAAAAACAAAATTGTTTTTGTAAATAAAGAGGACGGTAGTAGGTAGGTTCTTACGTTCTGCAAAACCGTTTTCATGATGTACTTCCGTAAAGTTTTCTCGAGCTCGGCGTTTGGCATCAGTCGAGATGCTCTCCTCACACAATCTGTAGACCAAAAAAAGGACTGGTTAGGCTGTTACAACACAACCATGCAAGTAGAAATATCACAGGCTGATATCTAGCTACTCTCTTTACTGTACCTCTTGTCACTTATTCATGCTCTACAGACGTTCCTATTGAATCCTGGTACTTCTCAACAGAGAAACTGGGCTCTCGCTTGATGTATCGCACCTGCATTGAATGACACTATTTACATACAGTCATCTTGCGACCACCCGCCTACTTGAAACTGCATTTATCATAGCtgtatccatctatccatctatcccccacacacaccttcacGGCTCTCTCGACAGCAGAGGATAAAGGGTATCATATTTGAGGTTCTAGTTGCCTATGAAGTCAAGTGTAGCCGGATAATCAGGGCACAAATTCACAAAGTGTatagtactgatctaggatcagttcccccTTATTCAAATCAAAATGAAATCAAATTCtattcatacacatatttagcagatgttattgcaggtgcagtgaaatgccaGTGATTGATTTCAAaggaaaaactgatcctagatctgcactctttgtgaatacaggccctggtgtTATAGCACCAACATGTCTCTCAGCCTGTATGAGACTCAGACAACGACCTATTTTAACTTTCAGCTGACAGCCCACATCCGTCTCCTGGACTCCACACTGGTCCTAGATGTTGAGGCTGCATTTGACCACCAGGGAGATTACTTCACTGAGCTGGACCCTCTCCACCGTCCATAGAGCCAAGATGGCATCGCCTGTGATTAAAAGTTGTTTGGCCATGACGAGTAGAATAGTACTGTAGCTAGGAATTGTGATCATGGTGAATCTTTGTCTTAAAGCTGAGAGGGAAGCCTATTGTTACCTGCATAATTCATAATATCTCCCCCAGCATCAAGGATATCTGAAATACAGGCAACAAACATTGCTtggtaatattttttttttgactAACTTAGTCTAAGTTAAGTTAACTAACGGTACATCAGGTTAGATTGATATTGTATTGCTTTAACTTAATGAAACCACAGCTAATTTACGACTGACTGTTTCCCCAATGTAGCTGTTGAGTGTGCGTGTCAACTCGTCTGCTCCATAGTCTTTCTTGCTACTCAAACTGAATTTCTCAGTCAGATTAGTGAAGCCTAAAAAATATACAAAATGGATTAGTTGACTTTTAGCTAgtgggttagctagctagcttagctagctagctaacccactagctagctaacgttagctagctagcttctaaATGTAGATCGAAACGGGATTCCAGCTCATGTTAGCTAGCGAGAtagctaatgtagctagctaaattacTGAGATTAGTTTGCCTGATACATCCGCGAAGAGAAGGACTCCATGGAAGTTCTCTGCGTAGAGGGTATCGTTAATGAGGGTGCTGTAGACAACAAGATCAGGTACATGGGCAGCTATTTTGCTTATTTTGTACGAGTCCTCTATCTCACCCTCTCCCTTTATCCAACCAATTTTAGCTGTAGTTTAGGGGCATCGTGTTTTTCCGTTGAGCTAATCTGAACAGTCGTTTTTTTCCGTGAACGTTCTAGAATTCAGCTGTTCACTAAAAACTCTGGTTCACCAATTCAAAAAGAAGAAGCTATTATAAGTATTTTCTATAACTAAAAAGGACGTTACTTGAATGCCATGCATTTCggtttcagaaccatggacagagCTTCTTTGAGACGCAAAACCACAGTTTCTCAACTCTAGTCTAGTACATAAACTACTATCATTGGCACAACAGTTGAATGTTGTGATGGGTTTTTTTCAGCACCATGAACTGAAATAGTTTGGGATTCCATTGGTATGGATGCATGGCTAGTCAAAAACATAGTACAGCAAACACAATGAAAGAGTTTAATTTTGCAGAGCAGGTTTTGATACATATGGGATAAAAACCAAATTCACACAAATGTTACCAGATAGTTTTGCACATTATATCTGAGTTTTTACCATGTTCCCTTTCTTTCAACATTACAAATATAGAAAATAATGTTAATTTATAGAAAAATATTTGTATAATTTGACAACTGACCTGATGCATTATGCACCACAAAGTTAAGGAAGAATACATGATCTGGGTTTTTTTTATCACATAATGTAGAGTAAACAATCTAAGTATTTCCAACATTGTATCAACATTACAACAATGCTAAGCAGTATGGCTTTTTAAGTATGGCTTTTAGTTTTTGTCAAGGTTTATCATTTGTAGCACAGTATCCACGTTTCTCTTGAACAAGGAAGCGTTTGTCTTCTTTCAATGATCTTCTTGACGTTTGTtactgaaataaacaataaaccaAATGATCAATCTGTGACACCATACAGTAACATCGtttagtgggagagagaaagatacagagaAAAAGAGTGTGACAACAAAAAACTATTGATCAAATATTGATGTAGGCAAGACACTCCATTTACAAACGTGTCTAAAATGGCACCATATGCACTCGTTTTAATCAGAGCcttggtgcactatatagggaatatggtacccTTTCATACAGGTTCTGGTTGTGTTCTGATGTTTACCTTTTCCCTGAGGTTTTGGAGGTCATGACCCAGAGTAAATACTCTTTGGCAGCCAAGCTGTCTAGCACCTTGTTCACGTCGCTGGTGAAGCTCCCATCTACATGTCTTCTGCTCATTGGACCATTCCTGCTCTCCTCTGCAGATCTAGGTACAGTACACAAGATAACACACACTTGTCAGTGGTTCCAAACACAATGCTTCCACACAAAATACTTCCACACTCAATACTTCCACACACAATACTTCTGTACACAATTACCAACCACGTTGGGTTCAACTTTTAGTCGGCTGAAGCAAGAATACAAATTTTCTTCAGGAAATGTACCCTTTTCTAGTTGCGCCTTATGACTATTGGATGATTTCGGAAGTAGTGATCTGTAGCTGTAGTCATTCATTGTGCATTAGAGGACACCTTTGTTCCCTGAACAGGTGTTTATGCACACAGCAACTGTGTGATACGCTCTCTTCCAACCCAGTCAACACAGTCATCCGAGGGGCAAATATCAATAAATGTATCAATAAATGCAGAGCATAGGTTAATGGGATTTATTGGGCACGACCACATGAAATGTCAACACAGGCCTTAAGAAAGCAGAAAGCAACGGTGCGGCAATGGATAAATTAACTAAGTTGTTGAttatcttttctctctctcttcttctcgcGTCAGACATGACACACAAGATGTTGGTACTGTAGGGTGAAGGGAAGCCTACTCTCGTCTGGCCCGTCCTGATTTGAGCCAGGAAACAAAGTCCTTGGCCGCCTGGTCCTGTAGGTAGGTGCTCACGTCGCTGGTGTAGGTCCCATCGGCATGTCGTTTGGATGGACCActagatggaggtagagaggaaatGGTGTGATGGATACAAAACTCCACTCAACCAATTATAGTACTGTGAAATCATTCTGGCTCAGCTAAAATAGCCTCTGAGTTCTTATAACTGTTTTTCACTAACTTTGCTAGTAAAACCCTCAAATATTGTATTTTAAGTGTATGTATTGATATAGAAGTTGAGGATAAGTTGATAATGAAAATGGATGGGTGGTATTAGTTTCAAAGTGATGAGTAGTGTTAATAACATCAAGATACTTTGTTTGACTTGGAAGGATTGTGTATATGAATATGTTGCTCAGTACATTGCTATCCTTTCTCTGTATGTACAAACAATGCCATAATATACATGGTGCTTTAGACAAACATTTTTGGGATGAAGTTTAAATCTGTAATATCTCCATCCAAATCTTTGATTGTTCAACTCAAGATATACAGTATTCATCACAGTAATAGTTTCCAAAAGACTGAACTGTCCTGGTTCTCATTAtgaaaaatatattattatttctACACCCCGCAGTATAATATGAGTCATAAGcctaaaaatatataatattactCTGTTGAAACACTCACCCCCTCCTCTTGGAGTTCATAAGCCATTGAACAAAGTCCTGAGCCATCCTTTCTTCCTGGTATTTACTGTACCAGGATTTACTGTACCTGTCGTTAGAGAAGGTTCCCTCGGAATGTCTATTCATGTTAAATACGCCCATCAAATCCTCCAATAGTGGGCCTGCTGTCTCTAAGCTACAGGAGAAGAAGAATCTTTAATGCTGAAATTATGCTGATAGATGCCTCATTATAGTCTACTTTTGATTGACAGTTGCTGTTGGATACGTGTACATTATGTGTTAAACACTAGTCATTCCGTCTGTAGTCTACGTTGATACTGTGCGTTGTGCGCTTTTTTTCCCTATGATATGTTCTGAAAATATTTGTTAAAATATCCCATGGAAAATTGGGATCATTTCCCTCCATGGAAAATATAACATTTTTGAGCTGTACCTTGAGTTGTCCTCAGCCTCTTGTAGAGGGACTTGCCAACTGCTCTGTACAATGACCATGAGGAGCACACCAGCCAGGGAGTGGATGCCAAACATTGTGACCTGCAGACAGAACCACAATTGAGTAACTTAGCCGAAGACAGTCATGTACATTTTACATTGACAAGCAAAAGGCTCCATATCAATCATACATCCATTGACAAAATCAAAGGTTTTGTTCACAATGGAAAAACAAATCCAGTTTTGAAACAGATTTTCCTAAATCAATTAAGACGTGTCCTGGCTGCAAGAAACTCACCTGTTCCTGTTAATGTGCGGGTAGAAGAGATGAAATGTGTGTCTGAAAGGGAGTGATCCTGTGCTTCAGTCCTGGTTCCTTGTGGTTGTATCTTGGTGATCTGACTGGCTGTGGGGGTCTTATATAGCATGGCCATGAGGCCGGGTCTGCTCCGGTGGCCCAATCCTCCCGCTCTCCCACTCTGTTACACCCATTTGTTACTCTCAATCCATTACACATAGGGCCCCGTTTGGTTGCAGTGGATTAACTCGCAATGAAACGTCTGTTTAAAATGGAAGATGTGGCATTATCCATGCGAGAAAACAGCTGTCACTTAGGTGTAGAAATCAAACAAGATGGCATCCTGTCAAAtagtgtgtcgtgtgtgtgtgtgtgtgtgtgtgtgtatgtgtgtgtgtgtgtgtgtgtgtgtgtgtgtgtgtgtgtatgtgtgtgtgtatgtgtgtgtgtgtttactgtaaatGGGAAGCTGAGTCAGGGTTTGTGGATTATATTAACTAtgatagaatcagagatggaaACTATTTTTGGGGTGTTTTTCCTTTGGTCACCCATTTAAGACAAGAACATTTCCATTGTGGGTCCTGTTGATCATACGCTTTTAGATAACATGAATTCATGTGTTATTCAAAGCCTATACCTGCATTACCATTTACTGAATGTACTTATAAACCATTTACAGATGATATCAAATGATTATGTCAAACCAAAGTCATTTTGATTTTGATTATAAAGTACCAGtcacgtttggacacacctaatcgttcaagggtttttctttatttttacaattttctacattgtagaataatagtgaagacatcaaaactatgaaatgacacatatggaatcatgtcgtaaccaaaaaaagtgttaaacaaatcaaaatatattttatattttaaattcttcaaagtagccaccctttgccttgatgacagctttgcacactcttggcattgtctcaaACAGCTTAGCTTCATGAGGtcgtcatctggaatgcatttcaattaacaggcgtgccttgttaaaagttaatttgtggaatttctttccttcttaatgtgtttgagccaatcagttgtgtcgtgacaaggtaggggtggtatacagaagatagccc
The window above is part of the Salvelinus namaycush isolate Seneca chromosome 7, SaNama_1.0, whole genome shotgun sequence genome. Proteins encoded here:
- the LOC120050490 gene encoding glucagon-1, whose amino-acid sequence is MFGIHSLAGVLLMVIVQSSWQVPLQEAEDNSSLETAGPLLEDLMGVFNMNRHSEGTFSNDRYSKSWYSKYQEERMAQDFVQWLMNSKRRGGPSKRHADGTYTSDVSTYLQDQAAKDFVSWLKSGRARRESAEESRNGPMSRRHVDGSFTSDVNKVLDSLAAKEYLLWVMTSKTSGKSNKRQEDH